Genomic segment of Streptomyces longhuiensis:
GCGGGCCCGTGTCGCCGAACGCGGAGATGTGCAGGATGACCAGCCGCGGGTACCGCGCGCTGAGTTCGCGGTAGTCGAAGACGCGGGCGAGCGAGCTGCCGGGGCGGAAGTTCTCCACCATCACGTCCGCGTCGGCGAGCATGCGATGGACGGCCTCCTGTCCTGCGGGGGACTTGAGGTCGAGGGTGACGGAGCGCTTGTTGCGGTTGGCGGCCAGGTAGTAGGTCGCGTCGGGGCCGTTGAAGGGCGGGCCCCAGGCGCGCGTCGGGTCGCCGCCGTCGGGGTGCTCGACCTTGATGACGTCGGCGCCGAGGTCGGCGAGCGACATGGTGACGTAGGGCCCGGCGAGGATCTTGGACAGGTCCACGACCTTCATACCGGCCAGCGGTGCGGCGGGGCGGGGCTGCTCAGGCATGTGCGGCGGACTCCTTCACGGTGTTCTCCTGCGCCGGGGTCCCGCGCGCCGGGGTCTCCTGCGACGGGGTGGACTCGACCCTTCCACCCTCGGCCAGTTCGGCCAGGTGGTCCAGTGCGGCGCGGGGCGGGGTGTCCGGGTCGTCGAGGAGCGCGGTGCAGGTGCGGGCGACGAGGAGGGCGCGGCCGTTGCCGGTGGTCTCCGTCTCGTGGTCGGCCTGGTCGTACAGGAGGGTCTCCATGACGGCGCGCGTGAGCTCGTCGGCGTACCGGCCGATCCTCATCTCCTGCTCGTCGGCGGGGAGTTCGAGGAGGGCGTCGCCCTTCTTGCGCAGCAGCTCCCAGCGGCCCCGCGTCTCGGCGCGGTCGCCGTACGTGTCGGCGAGGGTGCGGTGGGCCGCCTGGCGGCGCATGCAGCGCAGCACGTCGAGCGCGATGACGTTCGAGGAGCCCTCCCAGATGGAGCCGAGGTGGGCGTCGCGCACGAGCCGCGGGTTGACCCAGTCCTCGATGTAGCCGTTGCCGCCACGGATCTCCATGGCCTCGCCGGTGACGGAGCGGGCGCGCTTGCACAGGGTGTGCTTGGCGAGCGGGGTGAGGACGCGGACCAGCGCGCGGGCCACCCCTTCTTCACCACGGGTGGCCTCTTCGTCGGCGGCCGTCAGGCGGTCGGCCGCCTCCAGGACGAGCGCGAGCGCCCCCTCCGTGTCGATGATCATCGGCAGGAGCGTGGCCCGCATCAGGGGCTGCTCGAAGAGCGGCTTCCCGAAGACGTGGCGCACGCGGGTGTGGTCGACGGACTCGCGGACCGCGCGGCGCATCAGGGCGGTGGCGCGCATGGCGTTGGACAGCCGGGAGACGTTGAGCATCTCGGCCATCTGCCGGAAGCCGTCGGCGAGTTGGCCGACCGGTGTCGCGTACGCCTCTTCGAGGGTGACCTCGCCGCTCGCGATGGACTTCGAGCCGAGCTTGTCCTTGAGACGGTCGATGCGGATCGCGTTGCGGGTGCCGTCGGGGCGCAGGCGCGGGACGAGGAACATGCCGAGGCCGCGGGTGCCCTCGCCCTGGCCGGGGACGCGGGCGAGGGTGAGGATCACGTCGGCGCCCGGGTTGGACGCGAACCACTTCTTGCCGGTCAGCGTCCAGTGCGTGCCCCGGTCGGTGGCGACGGTCTCCGTCAGGCCGACGTCGGTGCCGCCCTGCTTCTCCGTCATGAACATCGCGCCGGTGGCCCGCAGTCCGGGGTCGGTGGAGGAGAGCGCGGCGATCTCGGCCGCGTACCGCTCGGGGTCGAACAGGCGCAGGATGCGGGCGGCCGAGTCCGTCATCGACAGGGGGCAGGCCATGCCGAACTCGGACTGCACATAGAGGTAGGACAGGGCGTACTTGACGGTGTGCGGGACCTTGGACGGCCAGCCGTGGACGCCGGGGCGGTGCGACATCGCGGCGAGCCCGAACTCCTCGTAGGCGATGGCGGCGGCGCGGTCGTGGGCCGGGTGGTACTCGATCTCGTCGACGCGTTCGCCGCCGGGGGCGTACTGGACGAGGCGGGGCGGGTTGGCGTCGGCGAGCGCGGCCTGCCGGTCGAGGTCGCCGGCCGCGAGGGCGCCGAGTCCGGTCAGGAGGGGCTCGACGCGGGCGCGGTCGTCGGCGGACAGGACACGGTCGAGGAAGGGGCGCAGCGCGGGGTCGCGGTCGGCGTAGTTCATCGGGGGATCACTCCGGGTCAGGCGTGGGAGGCGGTGCGGGTGGTGACGGCGGCCGGCTCCGGCGCGGCGGCGGTACGGGCGAGCAGCGGCAGGACACCGACGAGGGTCACGAGGGTGTAGCCGAGGCCGAGCGCGACGACGGGCCAGATCGAGCCGGTGGCGTTGAGCAGGTACTGGGAGACGATCGGCGCGGTCCCGGCGAACAGCGTCGTGCAGAGCTGGTACGAGAGGGACATGCCCGTGTAGCGGACCTCGACGGGGAAGACCCGCGCGAGGATGCCGGCGAGCGCCGCGTAGTACATGGCGTGCGGGAAGGTGGCGAGGCCCATGCCGAGGACGGCCAGCCAGAAGTTCCCGGTCCCGACGAGGACGAACATCAGCGGCAGCACGACGAATTCGGGCAGCAGCATCCACAGCACGGCTTTGCGGACCGGCCACTTGCTCGCGAGGACGGCACCGAAGGGCTGCACGACGACCTGCACGACCAGCGCGAGCGAGATGACGGTCAGGAACGACGTGCGGTCGAAGCCGAGGTCGGAGGTGGCCCAGGACAGGGCGAACGTCGTCTTGACGTAGGTGATCGCGACACCGGCCGTGCCGGCGAGGACACCGAGCAGGACCAGCATCGGCGAGCGGGTCAGGACGTCCTTGATCGGCAGCTTTGACGTCTGCTTGCGCTCGAGGGCCGCGGTCATCTCGGGGGTCTCGGCGAGCCGCAGGCGGATGAACAGGCCGACGGCGACGAGTACGGCGGAGAAGAGGAACGGGACGCGCCAGCCCCAGGACTCGAAGGCGGCGTCCGGGAGCTGGGCGATGCCGAGGAAGGAGAGCGTGGCGAGGAGGTTGCCGACCGGCGAGCCCTGTTGGGCGAACGCCCCGTACAGGAGCTTGCGCTTGGGCGGGGCGTACTCGGTGGCGATGAGGACCGCGCCGCCCCATTCACCGCCCATCGCGACGCCCTGGATCATGCGCAGCAGCACGAGCAGGACGGGCGCGGCGACGCCGATCTGGGCGTAGCCCGGGAGCAGGCCGACGCAGAAGGTGGCGGCGCCCATCATGGTGAGCGTGGTGACGAGGGCTTTCTTGCGGCCGTAGCGGTCGCCGAAGTGGCCGAAGATCAGGCCGCCGAGGGGGCGGGCCAGGAAGCCCACCCAGAAGGTGGCGAAGGCGGCGAGGGTGCCCACGGCGGGCGAGGCCTCGGCGAAGAAGATCTTGCCGAGGACCAGAGCGGATGCGGAGCCGTAGATGTAGAAGTCGAACCACTCGATGGTGGTCCCGACGAAGGCGGTGACACCGGCGCGGCGGGCGTCACGGGCCTGGGTTGCGCTGACCCCGGGGACTGGGGCGTCGTGCTGCATGACGAGCGTCCTCTCGTAGCGGCATCCCGCTGGGGAGGGGACGGGACGGAGGGGGCGGGGCCACCGAGCGGCCGGGGCCCGTCCACGCTCCACGCCCGGCGCTCATCGCTCCGTCGCGAGACGTGGATCACTCTGCACCCGCTCATTAGGATGTGTCCAAGACCAATACCGGGCTCCAGTCAGACGTCATCCGTCAAAATAGGGGGCGTCAGGCGCCGGCGTCGGGCGCGTCCGGGGGCGTCGGCAGGACTTCCTCCGCCACGCGCAGGACCGCCTGGAGCGGTGCCGAGCGGTTTCCGGTGCGCCAGCCGAGGGCGATGGGGAGCACCGGCACGTCGTCCCCGACCAGTGGGCGGAACACGACGTGCTCCAGATGGATGGCACGCGCGGACGCCACGACGACGGCGAGCCCGACGCCCGCCCCGACGAGCGCGAGCATGTTGTACGAGTCCGGCGCCTCCTGCGCGATCCGCGGCGCGAACCCGGCGTCGTGGCAGGCCTGCACCATGGCCTCGCGCACCGCCGAGCCACGGGCGACGGGGAACGTCACGAACGGCTCGTGCGCCAGCTCGGCGAAGTGGACCTCGTCCTGTCGGGCGAGCGGATGACTGTCGGGCAGCGCGAGGACGAGGCGCTCCATCCGCACGACGCGCGCGGTGATCCCGCGCCGCACCGGGAGCGCCACGAACCCCACGTCGAGGGACCCGTCCGCGATCCTCCCGAGCGCCTCGCCGGTGTAGGTCTGACCCTCCAACACCAGCTCGATGCCGGGGAGTTCCGAGGTGACGGCGCGGGTGAGCAGCGGCAGCGCGGAGTAGCTGCTGGCCCCCGCGAACCCGACGGTGACCCGCCCCACCTCCCCGAGGTGCGCGGCCTGCACGGTCCTGCGCACCGCCGAGGCCTCGGCGAGCAGATGCCGGGCGGGCCCGAGCAGCGCGTGCCCGGCGGCGGTGAGCCGCACGGTCCGGGTGGTCCGGTCGAACAGCTTGACGCCCAGATCCCGCTCGAGCAGCTTGATCTGCTGGCTGAGCGGCGACTGCGCGATGTGCAGCCGCTCGGCGGCCCGCCCGAAGTGCAGTTCCTCGGCGACGGCGACGAATCCTGAGAGGTGTCTGAGCTCCACGCGGCGACGATACGGCCCACCACGACGCGCCTCAGTCGCGAGGCAGCCCCAGGATCCGTTCCGCCACCACGTTCAGCTGCACCTGCGTCGTGCCGCCGGCGATCGTCAGGCAGCGCGACATCAGGAACCCGTGCAGCGCCCGCTCCCCCGCCCCCTCCCTCAGGGCACCCTCGGGGCCGAGGAGCTCCAGCGCGAGTTCGGCGACCTTCTGCTGGTGCGGCGTCTGCACCAGTTTCCGTACCGACGCCCCCGGGCCGGGCTCCGCGCCGGCCACCTGTCGCATCGTCGTGCGCAGCCCGATGCAGGCCAGGGCGTGCGCCTCCGCGGCGAGCGCGCCGATCCGCGCCCGGTACGCGCCGTCGAGTGCTCCGGCGCGGGCGATCAGTGCCTCCAGGCCCGTGTCGAACGTCAACTGGTCGGCCATGTGGACCCGTTCGTTGCCGAGCGTGTTCCGGGCGACGCGCCAGCCGTCGTCCACCTGCCCCACCACGGCGTCCTCGGGGAGCAGCACGTCGTCGAAGTACACCTCGTTGAAGAGCGAGTCCCCGGTGATCTCCTTCAGGGGCCGTACGTCGATGCCCTCGGTCCGCTTCATGTCGACGACGAAATAGGTGAGCCCCTTGTGCTTGGGGGCGTCCGGATCGGTGCGGGCGAGCAGGATCCCGTGGTCGGCCCACTGGGCGGCACTCGTCCACACCTTCTGCCCGTTGACGCGCCAGCGCCCGTCCTCGGTGCGCTCGGCCTTGGTCCGCAGCGAGGCCAGGTCGGAGCCGGCGCCGGGTTCGGAGAACAGCTGGCACCACTGGACGTCGCCGCGCAGGGTGGGCAGCAGGTAGCGGTCCCGCTGCTCCGGGGTGCCGTAGGCGAGGAGCGAGGGGACGACCCAGGTCCCGATGCCGAGGTCGCTGACGCGGACGCCCGCGGCGGCGAGCTCCTGCTGTACGGCGAGCTGCTGGACGGGGCCCGCGCCGAGGCCGTACGGCTCGGGCAGGTGCGGCGCGGCGTAGCCGGTGGGTGCGAGGGCGCGGCGGGCGGCGGCCGGGGCGAGGCCGGGCATCCCCTCGATCGCCTCGCGGGCCAGCGCCCGGAACACCTCCGCCTCCGCCGGCAGCTCCAGGCGCAGCTCGCGCCGTGCCCCGCCCTCCGCGAGCCGCACCGCCCGCAGCCGGTGCGCGTCCCCCGCGCCGAGCAGCTGCCGCGCGACGACGGCCCGCCGCAGATACAGATGCGCGTCGTGCTCCCAGGTGAACCCGATCCCGCCGAGGACCTGTACGCAGTCCTTGGCGCAGGAGTACGCGGCATCGAGCGCGGCCCCGGCGGCGAGAGCGACGGCCAGCTCACGCGCCCCGCCCCCGTCCGACCCCTCGCCGGACCCCGGCGCCTCGGCACCGACCGGCGCTTCCTCCCCCGCCGCCCGTGCCGCGTCCCACACCAGCGCCCGCGCCTGCTCGACCCGGACGAGCATGTCCGCACACAGGTGCTTGATGCCCTGGAACTGTCCGATCGGCCGGCCGAACTGCTCCCGGACCTTCGCGTACTCCGCCGCCGTGTGCAGGGCCCATGCCGCGACGCCGCACGCGTCGGCCGCGAGGACGACGGAGGCCAGGTCGCGGACGGTGGCCGTGTCGACGGCGAGGATCCGGGCGGCCGGCACCAGGGCGCCCCGGGCGGTGACCTCCGCGGTGGGGCGTGTGGGGTCGGCGCTCTCGTGGACGCGGACGCCGATTCCGGCGGTGCCCGCGTCGACGGCGACCCACACGGTCCCGGTCGCGGACTCGGCGGCCAGGAGGAGCAGGTCGGCGTCGCCCCCGGACAGGACGGGCGGCGCCGTCCCGTCGAGGACGAGCCCGTCGGACACGGTGACGGCGGTCAGCGTTCCCGTACCGAGGGCGACCGCGCCGATGCGGTCGCCGGACGCGAGGGACGCGGCGAGACCGGCGGCCCCCGCGTGGCGCAGGACCAGCGAGGCGGCGGCGTTGGCCGCGAAGGGCCCGGGCAGCGCGGCCCGTCCCGCCTCTTCGAGGACGGCGGCGAGGTCGACGAGGTCGCCGCCCCCGCCGCCGTACTCCTCGGGGAGATGGAGGCCGAGCAGCCCTTGCCCGGCGAGTCCGTCCCAGTGGGCGGGGCGGCCCACCGGGGCCGCGGGGGCGTCGAGCAGTTTGCGCACTTCCTCGGGCGGCACGGCGCGTGCGAGCCAGCCGCGCACGGCGTCCGACAGCTCCTCTTGCTCCTGCGTGATCGCGATGCCCATGCGGCGCACGGTAGAACACGTTCCATTCTGACGGAAGGTCAGATGGCGGGCGAGACATGTAATCAAAAGGTAAAGACCTTCAAGACTTCCCCTTGTACGACGGCCGTCGGAATAGTCGCCCCAGGTAACGGGTTCAGCTTGCATGTACCCGACGCGCGAAACCCGCCGCCCGCGCGACGCCTGAACTCTCTGCCCCCGGAGGCACTACGTAATGACGCAGACGACCCAACGGCCGACCGCGCAACGCGGAATACGCGGAGTCGTCCCCGTACTCGCCTTCGCCGGTATCACCGTCGCGGTGATGCAGACGCTTCTCGTACCGGTCATCAAGGACCTGCCGGTCCTGCTCGGCACCGCTCCCTCCAACGCGACCTGGGTCATGACCTCGACCCTCCTCGCGGGCGCCGTCGCCACGCCGATCATGGGCCGCCTCGGCGACCTCTACGGCAAGCGCCGGATGCTGCTCACCAGCCTCGCGGTCATGGTCGTCGGCTCGCTCGTCGCGGGCTTCACCAGCGATCTCCTCGTGATGATCGTGGGCCGCGCACTCCAGGGCTTCGCCATGGGCGCCATCCCCCTCGGCATCGGCCTGATGCGCGACGAGCTGCCGCGCGAGAAGCTCGGGTCCGCGATGGCCCTGATGAGCTCCTCCATCGGCGTCGGCGGCGGACTCGCGCTCCCGCTGGCGGCCCTCGTGGCCCAGCACGCCGACTGGCACGCCCTCTTCTTCGGCGCGGCGGGCCTCGGTGTCGTCGCGATCCTGCTCACCCTCTTCTTCGTCCCGGAGAGCTCGGTCAAGGCCGAGGGCAGCTTCGACGTCCTCGGCGCGATCGGCCTGTCCGCCGGGCTCGTCCTCTTCCTGCTGCCGATCACCAAGGGCAGTGACTGGGGCTGGACCGACCCGATGACGCTCGGCCTGTTCGGCGCGGCCTTCGTCGTGCTCGTGCTGTGGGGCGTGATGGAGCTGAAGCTCAAGGCCCCGCTCGTGGACCTGCGCACCACGGCCCGGCGAGAGGTACTCCTCACCAACCTCGCCTCGATCATGGTCGGTGTCGCCTTCTACGCGATCTCGCTCGTCCTGCCGCAGCTTCTCCAGCTGCCGAAGGCGACCGGCTACGGCCTCGGCCAGTCGATGGTCGTCGCGGGCCTGTGCGTGGCGCCGCTCGGCCTCACGATGATGTTCACGGCCCCCGTGTACGCGCGCCTCTCGGCGAAGTACGGCCCGAAGATCACCCTGATCCTCGGCATGCTGATCATCGCGATCGGCTACGGCGCCGGCCTCGGCCTGATGAGCGCCGCCTGGCAGACCATCGTCATCTCGGTGGTCGTGGGCGCCGGCATCGGACTCGCGTACTCCTCGCTGCCCGCCCTGATCATCGGCGCCG
This window contains:
- a CDS encoding MFS transporter, with the translated sequence MQHDAPVPGVSATQARDARRAGVTAFVGTTIEWFDFYIYGSASALVLGKIFFAEASPAVGTLAAFATFWVGFLARPLGGLIFGHFGDRYGRKKALVTTLTMMGAATFCVGLLPGYAQIGVAAPVLLVLLRMIQGVAMGGEWGGAVLIATEYAPPKRKLLYGAFAQQGSPVGNLLATLSFLGIAQLPDAAFESWGWRVPFLFSAVLVAVGLFIRLRLAETPEMTAALERKQTSKLPIKDVLTRSPMLVLLGVLAGTAGVAITYVKTTFALSWATSDLGFDRTSFLTVISLALVVQVVVQPFGAVLASKWPVRKAVLWMLLPEFVVLPLMFVLVGTGNFWLAVLGMGLATFPHAMYYAALAGILARVFPVEVRYTGMSLSYQLCTTLFAGTAPIVSQYLLNATGSIWPVVALGLGYTLVTLVGVLPLLARTAAAPEPAAVTTRTASHA
- a CDS encoding MFS transporter, with protein sequence MTQTTQRPTAQRGIRGVVPVLAFAGITVAVMQTLLVPVIKDLPVLLGTAPSNATWVMTSTLLAGAVATPIMGRLGDLYGKRRMLLTSLAVMVVGSLVAGFTSDLLVMIVGRALQGFAMGAIPLGIGLMRDELPREKLGSAMALMSSSIGVGGGLALPLAALVAQHADWHALFFGAAGLGVVAILLTLFFVPESSVKAEGSFDVLGAIGLSAGLVLFLLPITKGSDWGWTDPMTLGLFGAAFVVLVLWGVMELKLKAPLVDLRTTARREVLLTNLASIMVGVAFYAISLVLPQLLQLPKATGYGLGQSMVVAGLCVAPLGLTMMFTAPVYARLSAKYGPKITLILGMLIIAIGYGAGLGLMSAAWQTIVISVVVGAGIGLAYSSLPALIIGAVDASETGAANGLNTLMRSIGTSVSSAVIGMVLANTANHVGGAAVPTMHGFRVSFLIATAAVAMGVLLAVFLPKQRRATKPQLRASSEEDAALERAEEVLGGFRGQVLDAAGLPVARAKVTLIDRRGRQAGAALTDHEGRYALEVPAGGSYVLAATASGHAPRASAATHHGEDRPVDVDLALELITQESRTAAHS
- a CDS encoding LysR family transcriptional regulator, whose product is MELRHLSGFVAVAEELHFGRAAERLHIAQSPLSQQIKLLERDLGVKLFDRTTRTVRLTAAGHALLGPARHLLAEASAVRRTVQAAHLGEVGRVTVGFAGASSYSALPLLTRAVTSELPGIELVLEGQTYTGEALGRIADGSLDVGFVALPVRRGITARVVRMERLVLALPDSHPLARQDEVHFAELAHEPFVTFPVARGSAVREAMVQACHDAGFAPRIAQEAPDSYNMLALVGAGVGLAVVVASARAIHLEHVVFRPLVGDDVPVLPIALGWRTGNRSAPLQAVLRVAEEVLPTPPDAPDAGA
- a CDS encoding acyl-CoA dehydrogenase, with amino-acid sequence MGIAITQEQEELSDAVRGWLARAVPPEEVRKLLDAPAAPVGRPAHWDGLAGQGLLGLHLPEEYGGGGGDLVDLAAVLEEAGRAALPGPFAANAAASLVLRHAGAAGLAASLASGDRIGAVALGTGTLTAVTVSDGLVLDGTAPPVLSGGDADLLLLAAESATGTVWVAVDAGTAGIGVRVHESADPTRPTAEVTARGALVPAARILAVDTATVRDLASVVLAADACGVAAWALHTAAEYAKVREQFGRPIGQFQGIKHLCADMLVRVEQARALVWDAARAAGEEAPVGAEAPGSGEGSDGGGARELAVALAAGAALDAAYSCAKDCVQVLGGIGFTWEHDAHLYLRRAVVARQLLGAGDAHRLRAVRLAEGGARRELRLELPAEAEVFRALAREAIEGMPGLAPAAARRALAPTGYAAPHLPEPYGLGAGPVQQLAVQQELAAAGVRVSDLGIGTWVVPSLLAYGTPEQRDRYLLPTLRGDVQWCQLFSEPGAGSDLASLRTKAERTEDGRWRVNGQKVWTSAAQWADHGILLARTDPDAPKHKGLTYFVVDMKRTEGIDVRPLKEITGDSLFNEVYFDDVLLPEDAVVGQVDDGWRVARNTLGNERVHMADQLTFDTGLEALIARAGALDGAYRARIGALAAEAHALACIGLRTTMRQVAGAEPGPGASVRKLVQTPHQQKVAELALELLGPEGALREGAGERALHGFLMSRCLTIAGGTTQVQLNVVAERILGLPRD
- a CDS encoding acyl-CoA dehydrogenase family protein, producing the protein MNYADRDPALRPFLDRVLSADDRARVEPLLTGLGALAAGDLDRQAALADANPPRLVQYAPGGERVDEIEYHPAHDRAAAIAYEEFGLAAMSHRPGVHGWPSKVPHTVKYALSYLYVQSEFGMACPLSMTDSAARILRLFDPERYAAEIAALSSTDPGLRATGAMFMTEKQGGTDVGLTETVATDRGTHWTLTGKKWFASNPGADVILTLARVPGQGEGTRGLGMFLVPRLRPDGTRNAIRIDRLKDKLGSKSIASGEVTLEEAYATPVGQLADGFRQMAEMLNVSRLSNAMRATALMRRAVRESVDHTRVRHVFGKPLFEQPLMRATLLPMIIDTEGALALVLEAADRLTAADEEATRGEEGVARALVRVLTPLAKHTLCKRARSVTGEAMEIRGGNGYIEDWVNPRLVRDAHLGSIWEGSSNVIALDVLRCMRRQAAHRTLADTYGDRAETRGRWELLRKKGDALLELPADEQEMRIGRYADELTRAVMETLLYDQADHETETTGNGRALLVARTCTALLDDPDTPPRAALDHLAELAEGGRVESTPSQETPARGTPAQENTVKESAAHA